In Uranotaenia lowii strain MFRU-FL chromosome 2, ASM2978415v1, whole genome shotgun sequence, one genomic interval encodes:
- the LOC129741003 gene encoding G patch domain-containing protein 1 homolog, with protein sequence MSDNEESLCKYGTPLPAYDEDDIPSKKPISVEDQIVLDVNGKRRFHGAFTGGFSAGYWNTVGSAEGWTPTEFKSSRTEKSVPAKMQTAMDFMDDEDLSEFGIAPQRVQARDDFAAAGSKRRIAQHRPSDGPIPGQPVLRALLEPAKEKTVVRMLKQMGWREGQGIGERQTRTEKKKAKDRNQKEKYVMKMYGCELPGTSSGTLHESDTESDLSDNEVTFAPDDFDPFVASVKINTFGLGYTGLARNEAPNSQRFNLFETLEVVDRNNKKLSIRGQAFGIGALEDDDDEDIYFKDDMSKYDFSLESSSKMPETVKSKDQIGNIEGFCAAAKQGKQIKKVFRVTLPENFVPRNWSQRRTRFEPVNEVESNLKEKNHYKIQGLGRHDHDPKTRGAILGEVSITPVTNVFNQRADNLIVKKTLDADMSANTKSGMKDAHHSRSLVNYFYNEGSTKDGFKPFLADAEKQERYEKFVLFKTTEKYPSSETYLNSLQPLGMSTWDREREFKEFVQAQRMYRPLDGLMSDRFVTESNVMAEKESSNNENLTDIKMKRTKSMWKPSKDLCKRFNVPEPFGGLMEEEKIEPKAKFSVFDYLEAPTNTRANFVTPVVVPKQLSKPTESKDVQHRRSARDFFVPKQEADPKLSPGVASRAVPVIASTNVTNQKSLSQLEQQVLDSVNKKPEDKKDLFKSIFCSSDEEEEPISMKPADATQIHQNEKLKLIESFTAIKPASQLNVLRNNSPPRGIFKSILELNPPQTLHQLEKTNDTQNYTSDSDDDTSEDDGSYGPKLPSRNSLVASDSNNTGVSISNNKLDVQMLGKSSSSRHLEEEWVEKNKLASPTGSKSKKKKHKEHKKSKKHKKDKKKLKHKDKR encoded by the exons ATGTCCGATAATGAAGAATCTTTGTGCAAATACGGGACACCCCTTCCTGCCTATGATGAAG ATGATATTCCTTCAAAGAAACCTATTTCCGTGGAGGATCAAATTGTGCTTGATGTCAATGGAAAACGTCGGTTCCATGGGGCGTTCACGGGAGGCTTTTCAGCTGGGTACTGGAACACGGTTGGATCCGCCGAGGGCTGGACTCCGACTGAATTCAAGAGTTCACGAACAGAGAAATCCGTGCCAGCTAAGATGCAAACCGCAATGGACTTTATGGACGATGAAGATCTTAGCGAGTTTGGGATCGCTCCACAGCGGGTTCAAGCCAGAGATGATTTTGCGGCGGCTGGATCTAAACGGCGAATAGCTCAACACCGGCCTAGCGATGGACCGATCCCTGGCCAACCGGTGTTACGTGCTTTGTTAGAGCCGGCCAAGGAAAAAACGGTTGTTCGAATGCTCAAGCAGATGGGCTGGCGCGAAGGTCAAGGAATTGGTGAAAGGCAAACGAGAACCGAAAAAAAGAAGGCGAAGGACaggaatcaaaaagaaaaatatgtaatgaaaatgtatGGTTGCGAGCTTCCCGGAACGAGTTCGGGAACACTGCATGAATCAGACACAGAAAGCGATTTATCCGATAACGAGGTGACTTTTGCCCCTGACGATTTCGACCCTTTTGTGGCCTCGGTCAAAATTAATACATTTGGATTGGGATATACTGGACTGGCAAGGAACGAGGCACCGAATTCACAAAgattcaatttgtttgaaactttAGAAGTAGTTGATAGAAACAACAAGAAGCTTTCTATACGCGGTCAAGCTTTTGGAATTGGTGCTCTGGAGGATGACGATGATGAAGATATCTACTTTAAAGATGATATGTCCAAGTACGATTTTTCATTAGAGAGCAGCTCTAAAATGCCAGAAACTGTCAAATCTAAAGATCAAATTGGAAATATTGAAGGCTTTTGTGCTGCTGCAAAACAAGGTAAACAAATTAAGAAAGTTTTTCGTGTTACCTTACCTGAAAACTTTGTTCCTCGGAATTGGTCACAGAGACGTACCCGATTTGAACCTGTCAATGAAGTAGAAAGTAATCTGAAAGagaaaaatcattataaaattCAAGGACTGGGACGGCACGATCATGATCCTAAAACTAGGGGAGCTATCCTAGGAGAGGTTTCAATAACTCCTGTTACAAATGTGTTCAATCAACGTGCTGATAACTTGATAGTAAAAAAGACTCTCGATGCTGACATGTCAGCAAATACGAAATCTGGCATGAAAGATGCACATCATTCGAGATCTTTAGTAAACTATTTCTACAATGAAGGTTCCACTAAAGATGGGTTTAAACCGTTCCTAGCCGATGCGGAAAAACAAGAACgctatgaaaaatttgttttattcaaaactacTGAAAAGTATCCATCTAGCGAAACTTATCTAAACTCTTTGCAACCATTAGGAATGTCCACGTGGGATAGAGAGCGTGAGttcaaagaatttgttcaaGCACAGCGCATGTATCGTCCATTGGATGGCTTGATGTCAGACCGTTTTGTAACAGAATCAAATGTAATGGCCGAAAAAGAAAGCTcaaacaatgaaaatttaacaGATATTAAAATGAAACGTACAAAAAGTATGTGGAAACCTAGCAAGGATCTATGTAAACGATTCAATGTACCCGAACCTTTTGGAGGTCTcatggaagaagaaaaaatagaaccaaaagcgaaattttcaGTGTTTGATTACCTAGAAGCTCCGACCAACACCAGAGCAAATTTTGTCACTCCTGTCGTTGTACCCAAACAACTCTCTAAGCCAACAGAATCGAAAGATGTTCAACACAGACGATCTGCAAGAGATTTTTTTGTCCCCAAACAGGAAGCGGATCCAAAACTTTCTCCAGGCGTTGCTTCTCGAGCTGTTCCTGTCATAGCTTCGACGAACGTTACAAACCAAAAATCGTTATCGCAGCTTGAACAGCAAGTTTTGGATAGCGTTAATAAAAAACCAGAggataaaaaagatctttttaaatcaattttctgtAGCAGTGATGAAGAAGAAGAACCGATCAGTATGAAACCTGCGGACGCAActcaaattcatcaaaatgaaaaattaaaactgattgAAAGCTTTACAGCAATCAAACCGGCTAGTCAATTGAACGTATTACGGAATAACTCTCCACCGCGTGGAATTTTTAAGAGCATCCTTGAACTTAATCCTCCGCAAACTTTGCATCAATTGGAAAAAACAAACGACACGCAGAATTATACATCCGATTCGGATGACGATACGTCTGAAGACGATGGCAGCTACGGACCAAAGCTGCCTTCAAGAAATTCTCTAGTAGCAAGTGATTCGAACAACACTGGCGTTTCCATTAGTAATAATAAACTGGATGTGCAAATGCTTGGCAAGTCCAGTAGTAGCAGGCATCTTGAAGAGGAGTGGGTCGAGAAGAATAAACTAGCATCGCCAACTGGAAGCAAgtcgaaaaagaaaaaacataaagaacataaaaaatcgaaaaagcataaaaaagataagaaaaaacttaaacacAAGGATAAACGTTAA